One part of the Bdellovibrio bacteriovorus genome encodes these proteins:
- a CDS encoding chemotaxis protein CheD: MLPVEHHVRIGQILIAENGEVLKTVLGSCVGIALVWRRQNKWALAHCLLPYPETFKEDKDARYVSQTIPRMLERMGATLADVSEMEAIVAGGGRMMDGDKSYTKFVVGDENLKAAKAVLEKHRIRIVAFEPGGEQGTKMRIAGDGDYSIERLPKTG, encoded by the coding sequence ATGTTGCCGGTCGAACACCACGTCAGAATCGGTCAGATCCTGATCGCTGAAAACGGCGAGGTGCTGAAGACTGTATTGGGTTCATGTGTCGGCATTGCGCTGGTGTGGCGCCGGCAGAACAAATGGGCCCTGGCCCACTGTCTGCTGCCGTACCCGGAAACCTTCAAAGAAGACAAAGACGCCCGTTATGTCAGTCAGACCATTCCCCGCATGCTGGAAAGAATGGGCGCGACTCTGGCGGATGTTTCCGAGATGGAAGCCATCGTCGCTGGTGGCGGCCGCATGATGGACGGGGATAAAAGCTATACTAAATTTGTCGTCGGAGATGAGAATCTGAAAGCGGCAAAAGCGGTGCTGGAAAAACACCGCATCCGCATTGTGGCCTTTGAGCCCGGCGGCGAACAGGGAACCAAGATGCGTATCGCCGGTGACGGTGATTATTCCATCGAAAGACTTCCCAAGACGGGTTAG
- a CDS encoding ammonia-forming cytochrome c nitrite reductase subunit c552, with protein sequence MNKNKWMFLAVGGAAIVTVLVTALLVNIFERKSEEKNPFYRVVEITDDIDDPAIWGKNFPHQYDSYLKTTDMTRTKYGGSEAFPHIPTDKDPRDVVSAQKLDEDPRLKTMWAGYAFSKDFREERGHAYMLVDQIFTERQNVVKQPGTCLNCHASTYLLYKKLGDGDITKGFEEMGKIPYKDIVHSVQHPVSCIDCHDPSTMSLRITRPAFMEGIKLVKAQQGIKEYDVNKMASRQEMRSFVCGQCHVEYFFKGEEKRLTYPWGKGLKADQIMEYYKENGFKDWVHALTGAEVLKAQHPEFEMFNQGTHARAGVACVDCHMPYQRVGAMKVTDHQVRSPLLNINKACQTCHNVPEAELKARVETIQDRHISLRDVAFDALVDYINDLKEFKDEKNPSENLLKARALQKEAQFLFDFVEAENSSGFHAPQEAARILGLSIEKVREGQKLVASLRAKKVAGK encoded by the coding sequence ATGAACAAAAATAAATGGATGTTTCTGGCCGTTGGCGGCGCCGCCATCGTCACAGTTCTGGTCACGGCGTTGCTGGTGAATATCTTTGAACGAAAATCCGAAGAGAAAAACCCCTTCTATCGCGTGGTGGAAATCACCGACGACATCGATGATCCGGCAATCTGGGGCAAGAACTTCCCGCACCAGTATGATTCTTATCTGAAAACAACCGACATGACCCGCACCAAGTACGGTGGTTCTGAGGCCTTCCCTCATATCCCGACGGACAAGGACCCGCGCGATGTGGTTTCTGCCCAGAAACTTGATGAAGACCCTCGCCTAAAAACCATGTGGGCCGGCTATGCGTTTTCCAAGGACTTCCGCGAAGAGCGTGGTCACGCTTACATGCTGGTGGATCAGATCTTCACAGAACGCCAGAATGTAGTGAAACAGCCGGGCACGTGCCTGAACTGCCACGCCTCCACTTATTTGTTGTATAAAAAACTGGGTGACGGCGACATCACCAAGGGTTTTGAAGAGATGGGTAAAATCCCTTACAAAGACATCGTGCACTCAGTTCAACATCCCGTGTCCTGCATCGATTGTCATGACCCTTCCACCATGTCACTGCGAATCACCCGCCCGGCCTTTATGGAAGGCATCAAGCTGGTGAAGGCCCAGCAAGGCATCAAAGAGTATGATGTTAACAAAATGGCATCTCGCCAGGAAATGCGCAGTTTTGTCTGCGGTCAGTGTCACGTTGAGTACTTCTTTAAGGGTGAAGAAAAACGCCTGACCTATCCATGGGGTAAAGGCCTGAAGGCCGATCAGATCATGGAATACTACAAAGAAAACGGCTTCAAAGACTGGGTGCATGCCCTGACTGGAGCTGAAGTGTTAAAAGCGCAGCACCCGGAATTTGAAATGTTCAATCAGGGCACCCATGCCCGCGCTGGCGTGGCTTGTGTGGACTGCCATATGCCTTATCAGCGTGTGGGCGCCATGAAAGTCACCGATCACCAGGTGCGCAGCCCGCTTCTGAATATCAACAAAGCCTGCCAGACCTGCCACAATGTACCGGAAGCGGAATTAAAAGCCCGCGTGGAAACCATCCAGGATCGTCATATCTCTTTGCGTGATGTGGCCTTTGATGCGCTGGTGGATTACATCAATGACCTTAAAGAGTTCAAAGACGAAAAGAATCCGTCAGAAAATTTGCTAAAAGCCCGCGCCCTGCAAAAAGAAGCTCAGTTCCTGTTCGACTTTGTTGAGGCCGAAAACTCTTCCGGCTTCCATGCTCCGCAGGAGGCTGCGCGTATTCTGGGCCTTTCCATCGAAAAAGTCCGTGAAGGACAAAAACTGGTGGCAAGTCTTCGCGCCAAAAAAGTGGCCGGAAAGTAG
- the nrfH gene encoding cytochrome c nitrite reductase small subunit — protein sequence MSNFSKLNLLILVLFGVVIGLGCYSFIYAKGYSYLSDDPKACVNCHVMRENLDSWQKSAHHHVAKCNDCHLPHNIVGKYAVKALNGWNHSVAFTLQNFHEPILIKEHSLKVVKNSCLNCHQPMVQAMDRTDKNHNEEANCLHCHRGVGHVR from the coding sequence ATGTCCAACTTCAGCAAACTCAACCTGCTTATCTTGGTTCTTTTCGGTGTTGTCATCGGCTTGGGCTGCTACTCGTTCATCTATGCGAAGGGATATTCGTACCTGTCGGACGATCCCAAGGCCTGTGTGAACTGCCACGTCATGCGCGAAAACCTGGATTCCTGGCAAAAGTCCGCCCATCACCACGTCGCTAAATGCAACGACTGCCATCTGCCCCACAACATCGTCGGCAAGTACGCCGTGAAAGCTCTAAATGGCTGGAATCATTCCGTGGCCTTCACCCTTCAGAACTTTCACGAACCCATCCTGATCAAAGAACACAGCCTGAAGGTCGTTAAAAATTCCTGCCTGAACTGCCATCAGCCGATGGTGCAGGCCATGGATCGCACTGATAAAAATCACAACGAGGAAGCCAATTGTCTGCACTGCCACCGTGGTGTGGGACACGTTCGATAG
- a CDS encoding chemotaxis protein CheW gives MKSSSHMQMFASFRLGQAELAVSISSLQEVVNYPEKITLVPLAPDYLTGLFNLRGTVTPIVDIGRLLDVETSGNNSVKKVAIVHVNGVRIGLLFDSTSEILNVQAGDISRFDNPLEGRKSVIRSVLKLNGGDRIVEVLDPEALIKIENIPQILEQSRSTATEMTRKASKRDQCITVRSGALEFGLSISGIREIIRVPEIKRSVLAVDYCIGMVNLRGTIIPILDFRMFLKIEGEECKDLESRRIVILKLQNIQVGFLVDSVDSIVTFFEEEVLPIPMFAQEKVEMMRGLLAQENKANVVLLNESKILSDQEILAITRGHDSLYGNREKEAEAAKAKTERKPYISFRLDFMLSTRLSSIDEIAKVEGELMRPPGYPEYVVGMMKMRGEVVTIVDLRSFYGMKPATDLVNSRVLIVKGQQSKFGLLVDSVESIDTVDEANKTRIPTILAPEATKTLQGHMKEIVEVTDLAGVKKTFMILDVPELMNRLDVRAA, from the coding sequence ATGAAAAGCTCTTCGCATATGCAAATGTTTGCTTCTTTCCGACTGGGTCAGGCGGAACTGGCCGTTTCGATTTCGTCCCTGCAGGAAGTCGTCAACTATCCGGAAAAAATCACTCTGGTGCCCCTGGCGCCGGATTATCTGACGGGTTTGTTCAATCTGCGTGGCACGGTCACACCGATTGTGGATATCGGCCGCCTGCTGGATGTGGAAACTTCCGGCAACAACAGTGTCAAAAAAGTGGCGATCGTGCATGTCAACGGCGTGCGTATCGGTTTGCTTTTTGACTCCACTTCAGAAATTTTAAATGTTCAGGCCGGGGACATCTCGCGCTTTGACAATCCTCTGGAAGGTCGTAAATCCGTCATCCGCAGTGTGCTGAAGCTGAATGGCGGGGATCGCATCGTCGAGGTGCTGGATCCTGAAGCTTTGATCAAGATTGAAAACATCCCGCAGATTCTGGAACAAAGCCGCAGCACTGCGACGGAAATGACCCGCAAGGCCTCCAAACGGGACCAGTGCATCACTGTGCGCTCCGGAGCGTTGGAATTTGGTCTGAGCATTTCCGGGATTCGCGAGATCATTCGCGTTCCTGAAATCAAGCGCAGCGTATTGGCGGTGGACTACTGTATCGGCATGGTGAACCTGCGGGGCACAATCATTCCGATTTTGGATTTCCGCATGTTCCTGAAGATTGAAGGCGAAGAATGCAAGGACCTTGAGTCCCGTCGCATCGTGATTTTGAAGCTTCAGAATATTCAGGTGGGTTTTCTGGTCGACAGTGTCGATAGCATCGTGACCTTCTTTGAGGAGGAAGTGCTGCCGATTCCGATGTTTGCCCAGGAAAAAGTCGAGATGATGCGCGGCCTGCTGGCGCAGGAAAACAAAGCCAATGTTGTGCTGCTGAACGAAAGCAAAATTCTTTCAGATCAAGAGATCCTGGCCATCACTCGCGGGCATGATTCTTTGTATGGCAATCGCGAGAAAGAGGCCGAGGCGGCCAAAGCCAAGACCGAAAGAAAACCGTATATTTCCTTCCGTCTGGATTTCATGCTGTCGACGCGCTTAAGTTCGATCGACGAGATTGCCAAGGTGGAAGGTGAATTGATGCGCCCGCCGGGTTATCCGGAGTATGTCGTGGGAATGATGAAAATGCGCGGGGAAGTCGTGACAATCGTGGATTTGCGCAGCTTCTATGGAATGAAGCCGGCCACGGACCTGGTCAATTCCCGGGTTTTGATCGTAAAGGGCCAGCAAAGCAAGTTCGGTCTGCTGGTGGATTCTGTGGAGTCGATTGACACCGTGGATGAGGCCAATAAGACGCGTATTCCGACGATCCTTGCTCCGGAAGCGACGAAGACTTTGCAGGGCCATATGAAAGAAATTGTCGAAGTCACGGACCTTGCCGGTGTGAAAAAGACGTTTATGATTTTGGACGTGCCGGAACTTATGAATCGCCTTGATGTCCGCGCGGCATAA
- a CDS encoding cytochrome c biogenesis protein ResB, protein MKDKNWWQVFAPKKWPESSFRVFRPVIRFFASLKLAVVIIAVLAVLISVGTFVEARFDAWTAKQLVYNSVWMYCALGLLVTSLVAVIADRWPWKPRHAAFIFAHVGIIMIVFGALLTQLYGVDGIIRLTRTAEAVNEVQLQDTQLTVYRSRTGDGYDKVYSEEVNFLKKPVSAKEPFLIKAKGLHFELLESIPYGLAQTRIEASPAAQSGSAVRFQLANANVSEIDWLIQRNAFERAEKQVGPVLVTMGGLWERRPEINEIRLYQNEKQQLNYALYSKDNQNPYKKGTLTEGDRIQTAWMGLELRTLQFLTKAIQKYEVRSLDRPTPATRASLKVRYNGQESYLVLNDYIKVFTDEWVYLVAYHHKKIPLGFDISLRNFKKTDYPGTMRAMAYESEVQFDDQRATISMNEPLKHQGYYIYQASFEESPNGGVTASILSVNRDPGRIWKYLGSLVMCVGIILLFYFRYRPHVRPRST, encoded by the coding sequence GTGAAGGACAAAAACTGGTGGCAAGTCTTCGCGCCAAAAAAGTGGCCGGAAAGTAGTTTCCGCGTGTTTCGACCGGTGATTCGTTTTTTTGCTTCCTTAAAGCTGGCGGTGGTTATCATCGCCGTTTTAGCTGTACTGATTTCTGTGGGTACTTTTGTCGAAGCCCGCTTTGATGCCTGGACTGCCAAGCAGCTCGTTTACAACTCCGTTTGGATGTATTGTGCATTGGGCCTGTTGGTCACAAGCCTGGTCGCAGTGATCGCCGATCGTTGGCCGTGGAAACCACGGCATGCAGCGTTCATCTTTGCCCATGTCGGTATCATCATGATCGTCTTTGGAGCCCTGCTAACCCAGCTTTACGGTGTGGACGGCATCATCCGCCTGACCCGCACCGCAGAAGCCGTCAACGAAGTGCAACTGCAGGACACCCAATTGACCGTCTATCGTTCCCGCACCGGAGACGGTTATGACAAAGTTTATTCCGAAGAGGTCAACTTTCTAAAAAAACCCGTCTCTGCCAAAGAACCCTTCCTGATCAAAGCCAAGGGACTGCATTTTGAGCTGCTGGAATCTATTCCTTATGGCCTTGCCCAAACCCGCATTGAAGCCTCGCCGGCGGCACAGAGTGGGTCGGCTGTGCGTTTTCAGTTGGCCAACGCGAACGTCAGCGAAATTGACTGGCTGATTCAGCGCAACGCTTTTGAGCGCGCTGAAAAACAAGTCGGCCCGGTTCTGGTGACCATGGGAGGCCTGTGGGAACGCCGTCCCGAGATTAACGAAATCCGTCTTTATCAGAATGAAAAACAGCAACTGAACTATGCCCTTTACAGCAAGGACAATCAGAATCCTTATAAAAAAGGCACTCTGACGGAAGGTGACCGCATTCAAACCGCCTGGATGGGCCTTGAGCTTCGCACCCTGCAATTCCTGACCAAAGCTATACAAAAATACGAAGTCCGCTCTTTGGACCGGCCGACTCCGGCCACTCGCGCATCACTGAAAGTTCGTTACAACGGACAAGAAAGCTATCTGGTGCTGAATGATTATATTAAAGTCTTCACCGACGAATGGGTTTATCTGGTCGCCTATCATCACAAAAAAATTCCATTGGGATTCGATATCTCTTTAAGAAATTTCAAAAAAACTGATTATCCCGGCACCATGCGTGCCATGGCCTATGAAAGTGAAGTGCAGTTCGACGATCAGCGCGCCACGATTTCAATGAATGAACCGTTGAAGCATCAGGGCTATTATATCTATCAGGCCAGCTTTGAAGAGTCCCCAAATGGCGGGGTCACGGCTTCCATTTTGTCCGTGAATCGTGATCCAGGCCGTATCTGGAAATATCTGGGGTCGCTGGTGATGTGTGTGGGAATCATACTGCTGTTCTACTTCCGCTATCGTCCGCATGTTCGTCCACGTTCCACCTAA
- a CDS encoding DUF748 domain-containing protein yields MTTTVKRILQIGILLLGLYSLAGFVLAPWIIKSQIIQQCEKRLQTTPKVGAVSLNPFTFELLIKDFLLPSKDQEKPRLAFNHFSVNLTWYALFNQEIRLKSVMLDGAAARFVVFKSGDTNWELTPTGEPEKDTSQDSDWILTLEQIQIRESGVDFFDYTHATPLELPLGPMNLAAANISTSLGSRTSLKSLNISFGEQGSLNLSGDMQLKPVTVNLIVEARQVPLDFLTAYLSDHTYLTLKKGQADTVSRIQYQNGRVRVTGEAQIHDLALVPENQDKPVVEWAQLDLQGIDVTTGPVDLKAAELVLKGLKTDVELRKDGTLNFRSFVKKSPQAPAEAEITKPADATKKAPLKYYIEKLTLSDGLVNYADLQIRPNFKALVHDLEGSVGPISPKADEKIQIALSGQVEAYGKFKGKGFVIPGTKRPTLDLDMNFHNIEMTTFTPYSGHFAGYEIKKGKLFLDLNYKLVNSRIKGSNKVLLDQFTLGDKVESKNATGWPLKLGLALMKDRKGQIKFQLPVEGDVNSPSFSLGNLIWTAVKNMIINIVAAPFDFLASLVGGGDDMQDIRFAPGQSELKAGEKEKLIKLAQALAERPQLNLEIRGEYQAADRQALQVKALEEKLEPLIAKNKDRSKAVRTVAKENLQPEAFEVIEDQFAKDPAGRTAAWEKKTAEALSVSDDELKVLALARGKAVMTELAAGKVETERLYLLSGSAGEAGKAPQVTLLLKEN; encoded by the coding sequence ATGACGACGACTGTAAAACGAATCCTGCAAATCGGTATTTTATTGCTGGGCCTGTACAGCCTTGCGGGATTTGTTCTGGCTCCCTGGATCATCAAATCTCAAATCATCCAACAATGTGAAAAGCGGCTGCAGACGACCCCGAAGGTGGGGGCGGTGTCGCTCAATCCCTTTACCTTCGAACTTCTAATTAAAGACTTTCTGCTGCCTTCCAAAGATCAGGAAAAGCCGCGCCTGGCGTTCAATCATTTTTCCGTGAATCTGACTTGGTATGCGCTTTTTAATCAGGAAATTCGTTTAAAAAGTGTGATGCTTGACGGGGCGGCAGCGCGCTTTGTGGTATTTAAAAGTGGTGACACCAACTGGGAATTGACGCCGACCGGGGAACCCGAAAAAGACACTTCTCAGGATTCAGATTGGATTTTGACGCTGGAGCAAATTCAAATCCGTGAAAGTGGTGTGGACTTTTTTGACTACACTCACGCCACGCCGCTGGAACTTCCTTTGGGACCCATGAATCTGGCCGCTGCCAATATCAGTACATCTTTGGGCTCCAGGACCTCTTTGAAGTCTTTGAACATTTCTTTCGGTGAACAAGGATCATTGAATTTAAGCGGGGACATGCAGTTAAAACCTGTCACCGTCAATCTTATCGTGGAGGCACGTCAAGTGCCGTTGGATTTTTTGACAGCTTATCTTTCGGATCATACTTATTTGACGCTGAAAAAGGGCCAGGCCGACACAGTGTCACGCATTCAATATCAGAATGGCCGAGTGCGTGTAACCGGCGAAGCCCAGATCCACGACTTGGCGCTGGTGCCGGAAAATCAGGATAAGCCCGTGGTGGAATGGGCGCAGTTGGATTTGCAAGGCATAGATGTCACCACTGGCCCGGTGGATTTAAAGGCTGCCGAGTTGGTGTTGAAAGGTCTTAAAACTGACGTGGAGTTGCGAAAAGACGGCACGTTGAACTTCCGCTCCTTCGTGAAGAAATCTCCGCAGGCCCCCGCGGAAGCGGAAATCACCAAGCCTGCTGACGCCACAAAAAAAGCGCCGCTAAAATATTATATTGAAAAACTGACTTTAAGCGACGGCCTTGTGAACTACGCGGATCTGCAGATCCGTCCCAATTTTAAAGCGCTGGTGCATGATCTTGAGGGTTCTGTCGGACCGATTTCCCCAAAGGCGGATGAAAAGATTCAAATTGCTTTGTCCGGGCAGGTTGAAGCCTATGGAAAATTCAAGGGCAAAGGTTTTGTGATTCCGGGAACCAAGCGCCCCACGCTGGATCTGGACATGAACTTCCACAATATCGAAATGACGACCTTTACGCCTTATTCAGGACACTTCGCCGGATACGAAATCAAAAAAGGAAAGCTTTTCCTGGATTTGAACTACAAGCTTGTCAACAGTCGTATCAAAGGCAGCAACAAGGTGCTGCTGGATCAGTTCACTTTGGGGGACAAGGTTGAAAGCAAGAATGCGACCGGCTGGCCATTAAAGTTGGGTTTGGCATTGATGAAGGACCGCAAAGGGCAAATCAAGTTTCAACTGCCGGTGGAAGGGGATGTGAATTCTCCGTCCTTTTCATTGGGTAATCTGATTTGGACGGCCGTCAAAAACATGATCATCAATATCGTGGCGGCACCCTTTGATTTTCTTGCAAGCCTGGTCGGTGGCGGCGATGACATGCAGGACATCCGCTTCGCTCCGGGACAGAGCGAGCTTAAAGCCGGTGAAAAAGAAAAGCTGATAAAGCTGGCCCAAGCCCTGGCCGAGCGACCCCAGTTGAATCTTGAGATTCGCGGCGAATATCAGGCAGCCGACAGGCAGGCGCTGCAGGTAAAAGCCCTGGAAGAAAAGCTCGAACCTTTAATTGCAAAAAACAAAGATCGCAGCAAAGCGGTGAGAACTGTCGCAAAAGAAAATTTGCAGCCGGAAGCTTTCGAAGTCATTGAAGACCAATTTGCCAAAGACCCTGCCGGGCGCACCGCTGCCTGGGAAAAGAAAACAGCGGAAGCATTGTCCGTCAGCGACGATGAACTAAAAGTCCTGGCTCTTGCTCGGGGAAAGGCTGTCATGACGGAGCTTGCTGCTGGCAAAGTTGAAACGGAACGGCTGTACTTGTTATCAGGCAGTGCCGGAGAGGCAGGCAAGGCCCCACAGGTGACCTTGTTGCTGAAAGAAAATTAA
- a CDS encoding CheR family methyltransferase has product MAEAAKKLEGAALTRLLSLVKTHTGITMEERKRDMLTARIKPRLRILGLESMEDYIDHLEQGKVEIQDFVNLVTTNETHFFRTQAVWDYFQNEYLPEWYKKNPDTILRIWSAAASTGEEAHSLGMACEEFRFKHPSFKYKVMGSDIDTEVLAKARSGVFRDRTLDELKNRHPTLVEKYFREQADGTFRISPVVSANLEFFQHNLHKAPPKGLMFDIVFLRNVLIYFNDQDQELVLSNMHRALKPEGMLILGESESLARHKAQFTFKKPLIYMKG; this is encoded by the coding sequence GTGGCAGAAGCAGCAAAGAAACTGGAAGGAGCAGCCCTGACAAGGCTGCTTTCTTTGGTAAAGACACATACCGGGATCACCATGGAAGAGCGCAAGCGCGACATGCTCACCGCTCGGATCAAACCGCGTTTGAGGATATTGGGCCTTGAATCCATGGAAGACTATATCGACCACCTGGAACAGGGAAAGGTCGAGATTCAGGACTTTGTTAATCTGGTCACCACCAACGAAACCCACTTCTTCCGCACCCAGGCGGTGTGGGACTACTTCCAGAACGAATACCTTCCGGAGTGGTATAAAAAGAATCCGGATACGATCCTCAGAATCTGGTCGGCGGCAGCCTCGACTGGGGAAGAAGCCCACTCTTTGGGAATGGCTTGCGAGGAGTTCCGTTTCAAACATCCGTCTTTCAAATACAAAGTCATGGGTTCAGATATCGACACGGAAGTGCTGGCCAAGGCACGTTCGGGTGTTTTCAGGGACCGGACTTTGGATGAATTGAAAAATCGCCATCCGACGCTGGTGGAAAAATATTTCCGTGAGCAGGCCGACGGCACTTTCCGCATCAGCCCGGTGGTCAGCGCCAATCTGGAGTTTTTCCAGCACAACCTGCACAAAGCGCCGCCGAAGGGTCTGATGTTTGATATCGTTTTTCTGCGCAATGTTTTGATTTACTTCAACGACCAGGATCAGGAACTGGTGCTTTCCAATATGCACCGGGCTTTGAAGCCGGAAGGCATGCTGATCCTGGGTGAATCCGAATCTTTGGCGCGGCATAAGGCGCAGTTCACGTTCAAGAAACCTCTGATCTATATGAAGGGCTGA
- a CDS encoding methyl-accepting chemotaxis protein, whose amino-acid sequence MSTARKIVEQSPQLDELTSLREEIKALHRVQAVIEFNLDGTIITANENFLGALGYSLEEIQDHHHSMFCEPEYGRSVEYKKFWQTLAKGEFVAGEFKRLTKSGKEIWINASYNPIFDNEGNPCKVVKFATDITAQKAKTSEYEGKVTAISRAQAVIEFNLDGTIISANENFLATVGYGLSDIQGHHHRMFCDPAYTSSPEYKMFWEKLARGEFEAGEFKRFAKGGREVWINASYNPIFNADGKPCKVVKFATDITAAKMRAAEDAGKISAIGKAQAVIEFNMDGTIISANENFLATVGYGLSEIQGKHHRMFCSSEYTGSPDYANFWAKLNRGEFDSGRYQRVGAGGKSIWIQATYNPIMDMNGKPYKVVKFASDITKQVELEQEVKRKAEEDQMKVDALLLTVNKAAAGDLTSPITVSGADAIGQLADGIQKMMVDLRGVISVVVSSANNFGTSSKSIAEQSTSVAAGAQSLGATVEEMNASIEEFTASIASIADNTKQANELAKVTQKEAEQGSQAIAKSIEAMELINKSSEDISEIIKVISEIASQTNLLAFNAAIEAARAGEHGLGFSVVADEVRKLAERSSQATKEISKLINESTKRVEQGSSISKQAGEAFSKIVAGIEKTTQSISEVTLAAEEQSEAAKGVSASIQHIAAESEKSAQSSETIANNTGMLVKEADDLNRTVARFVV is encoded by the coding sequence ATGAGTACTGCACGTAAAATTGTAGAACAAAGTCCCCAGCTTGATGAACTTACCAGCCTCCGCGAAGAAATCAAGGCGCTGCATCGGGTGCAGGCAGTGATCGAGTTCAACCTCGATGGCACTATCATCACGGCCAACGAAAACTTTCTGGGTGCGTTGGGGTACTCTCTTGAAGAGATTCAGGACCACCATCACTCCATGTTCTGCGAACCAGAGTATGGCAGAAGTGTGGAATACAAGAAATTCTGGCAGACTTTGGCTAAAGGTGAATTTGTCGCCGGTGAATTCAAACGTCTCACCAAAAGCGGCAAAGAAATCTGGATCAATGCTTCTTACAATCCGATTTTTGATAACGAAGGCAATCCCTGCAAGGTGGTGAAGTTCGCCACAGACATCACGGCCCAGAAAGCCAAAACCTCTGAATACGAAGGCAAAGTGACGGCGATCAGCCGGGCGCAGGCTGTTATCGAATTCAACCTCGATGGCACGATCATCAGCGCCAATGAAAACTTCCTGGCGACCGTGGGCTATGGCCTTAGTGACATCCAGGGCCATCATCATCGCATGTTCTGCGATCCGGCTTATACAAGTTCCCCGGAATACAAAATGTTCTGGGAAAAGCTGGCGCGCGGCGAGTTTGAGGCAGGCGAATTCAAGCGTTTTGCCAAGGGCGGTCGCGAGGTTTGGATTAATGCTTCTTACAATCCGATTTTCAATGCCGATGGCAAGCCCTGCAAGGTGGTGAAATTTGCCACCGACATCACGGCTGCAAAAATGAGAGCCGCTGAAGATGCGGGAAAAATTTCCGCCATTGGCAAAGCGCAGGCGGTGATTGAATTTAACATGGATGGCACGATCATCAGTGCCAATGAAAACTTCCTTGCAACCGTGGGCTATGGCCTGTCGGAAATTCAGGGGAAACATCACCGCATGTTCTGCAGCAGTGAATACACGGGAAGTCCTGACTATGCAAATTTCTGGGCGAAACTGAACCGCGGTGAATTTGATTCCGGCCGCTATCAGCGCGTGGGTGCGGGGGGCAAGTCCATCTGGATCCAGGCCACATACAATCCGATCATGGATATGAATGGCAAGCCTTATAAAGTAGTGAAATTCGCCAGTGACATCACCAAGCAGGTTGAACTGGAACAAGAGGTAAAAAGAAAAGCCGAAGAAGACCAAATGAAAGTCGATGCCCTGCTGCTGACCGTAAATAAGGCCGCAGCCGGTGACCTGACTTCCCCTATCACAGTTTCCGGCGCGGATGCCATTGGCCAGTTGGCTGATGGTATCCAGAAAATGATGGTGGATCTGCGGGGAGTGATCTCCGTGGTTGTTTCCTCAGCGAATAACTTCGGAACCTCTTCCAAATCCATCGCAGAGCAGTCCACCTCCGTGGCCGCTGGTGCCCAGAGTTTGGGCGCGACGGTTGAAGAAATGAACGCTTCCATTGAAGAATTCACAGCTTCCATCGCATCGATTGCTGACAACACCAAACAGGCCAATGAGCTGGCAAAAGTCACTCAGAAGGAAGCTGAACAGGGCAGTCAGGCCATTGCCAAGTCCATCGAGGCCATGGAGCTGATCAATAAGTCCTCTGAAGACATCAGCGAGATCATCAAGGTGATCAGCGAGATCGCAAGTCAGACGAATCTTCTGGCCTTCAATGCGGCGATCGAGGCGGCACGTGCCGGTGAGCACGGTCTGGGCTTCTCGGTGGTTGCGGACGAGGTTCGCAAGCTGGCGGAAAGATCATCGCAGGCAACGAAAGAGATTTCCAAACTGATCAACGAATCCACCAAGCGCGTGGAACAGGGCAGCTCCATTTCCAAGCAGGCCGGCGAAGCCTTCAGCAAAATCGTGGCGGGTATCGAAAAGACCACCCAGTCCATCTCTGAAGTCACTCTGGCGGCGGAAGAGCAGTCTGAGGCAGCCAAAGGTGTCAGTGCTTCGATTCAGCACATTGCTGCTGAATCCGAGAAATCGGCGCAGTCATCTGAAACCATTGCAAACAACACCGGCATGCTGGTGAAAGAAGCCGACGACCTGAACAGAACTGTGGCTAGATTTGTGGTGTAA